A genomic segment from Nicotiana sylvestris chromosome 1, ASM39365v2, whole genome shotgun sequence encodes:
- the LOC104243797 gene encoding uncharacterized protein has product MDEVVEEVEKVKKDFEETYKQAQQHINSIQEYGKSTRLISEEKSSLPRLNGVAQDGMNLLQSLQFKLDLLAPQLPFDDQVVKTQSLAQSWKTQIQSLRLSLRNANLQAKANMRKAAQEERELLLGGGEESTVRRRNLQTKAGMTSASESITESLRRTRQLMVQEVERSASTLMTVDESTGVLTKAESEYKGHRSLLTRTRSLLSTMQRQDVLDRVILVVGFIIFSLAVLYVVSKRIGLLKLQRKLIEAVKTGTAGQVEIVPRVGREGANVAQVQMNPVPELNVPLEQAMHDEL; this is encoded by the exons ATGGACGAGGTGGTGGAGGAAGTAGAAAAAGTGAAAAAAGATTTTGAAGAAACATACAAACAGGCACAACAACACATCAATTCCATTCAGGAATATGGCAAATCGACGAGATTAATTTCAGAAGAGAAAAGTTCACTCCCAAGATTGAATGGTGTAGCTCAAGATGGGATGAATTTGCTTCAatcactccaattcaagcttgaTCTCTTAGCCCCACAACTCCCTTTTGATGATCAAGTTGTAAAAACTCAGTCTTTGGCTCAATCTTGGAAAACCCAAATCCAAAG CTTGAGGTTGAGTTTAAGAAACGCTAATTTACAAGCAAAGGCAAACATGAGGAAAGCTGCTCAAGAAGAG AGGGAGCTTCTGTTGGGAGGTGGAGAAGAATCTACAGTTCGCAGGCGAAATCTACA GACAAAAGCTGGAATGACATCTGCATCTGAAAGCATCACGGAGAGCCTACGCCGCACTCGCCAACTTATGGTTCAG GAGGTTGAAAGAAGTGCAAGCACTCTAATGACAGTTG ATGAATCAACAGGGGTATTAACGAAAGCTGAGAGTGAATACAAAGGCCACCGCTCCTTGCTAACACGAACGCGGAGCCTTCTGTCCACAATGCAACGGCAGGACGTTCTGGACAG GGTGATACTGGTTGTTGGATTTATTATTTTCTCCTTGGCTGTTCTTTATGTGGTTTCAAAGCGTATTGGCCTGCTCAAGTTGCAGCGTAAGCTCATTGAAGCTGTGAAGACTGGTACAGCTGGACAGGTGGAGATAGTACCCAGAGTCGGTAGAGAAGGTGCAAATGTTGCTCAGGTTCAGATGAATCCCGTACCCGAGTTAAATGTACCCTTAGAACAAGCAATGCATGATGAACTTTGA
- the LOC138868322 gene encoding uncharacterized protein: MFQSQAVYSDSDNESDYREFEDSDYEDDILFDKNVDPSIETFSVNANRNARTNDDSGEFISKELQKHMQNEDGDSDYVVSSGTKSLNSDSDASNEDFNFPKHNSKTDGSNPKLALGQVFQNKKEFKEVVTTHEVKRERTVEWIKDDSERARGRCKHHPSCKWVILASKMHRDTNFQIKTYNSEHTCFCWNVKNKNVTSSWIAKKYMDRIKSNRNWKTSKFRDEVSRALGVDLSLCQARKAKKKVISLIDSNLNDQFNMLWNYINEIVRSNPGTSIYMELTPNETPNNPSRFQRLYICFAACKEGFKAGCRKIVGVDGCWSKDSMYGAQLLAGIGLVGNNNIFPIVYAIVEKECKDT; the protein is encoded by the coding sequence ATGTTCCAGAGTCAAGCAGTATATAGTGATTCTGATAATGAGTCCGATTACAGAGAGTTTGAAGATTCAGATTATGAAGATGACATTTTATTTGACAAAAATGTTGACCCTTCTATTGAAACATTTTCTGTCAATGCCAACAGAAATGCCAGAACAAATGATGATAGTGGAGAGTTCATTAGCAAAGAGTTGCAAAAGCATATGCAAAACGAAGATGGCGACTCAGATTATGTTGTTTCTAGTGGCACAAAAAGCTTGAATAGTGATAGTGATGCATCTAATGAAGATTTTAATTTTCCAAAGCATAATTCGAAGACTGATGGCTCTAATCCTAAGTTAGCATTGGGACAagtatttcaaaacaaaaaagagtttaaggAAGTTGTAACTACTCATGAGGTTAAAAGAGAAAGGACAGTCGAGTGGATTAAGGATGATTCAGAAAGAGCAAGGGGAAGATGTAAGCACCATCCCTCTTGTAAGTGGGTAATTCTAGCTTCAAAAATGCATAGGGATACAAATTTTCAGATAAAGACTTACAACTCCGAGCATACATGTTTTTGTTGGAATGTCAAGAATAAGAATGTTACTTCCAGTTGGATTGCAAAGAAATATATGGACAGAATCAAATCAAACAGAAATTGGAAGACATCAAAATTTAGAGATGAAGTCAGTAGAGCACTGGGAGTAGACTTATCTTTATGCCAAGCAAGAAAAGCTAAAAAGAAGGTTATTTCTCTGATTGATAGTAACTTAAATGACCAGTTTAACATGTTATGGAATTATATTAATGAGATTGTGCGATCTAATCCTGGAACATCAATTTACATGGAGTTAACACCAAATGAGACCCCTAACAATCCGTCTAGATTCCAAAGATTATATATTTGTTTTGCAGCATGTAAAGAGGGCTTTAAGGCAGGTTGTAGGAAGATTGTTGGTGTTGATGGTTGCTGGTCGAAAGATTCTATGTATGGAGCACAGTTGCTTGCTGGTATTGGTTTGGTTGGCAATAACAATATCTTTCCTATAGTCTATGCCATTGTGGAAAAGGAGTGCAAGGATACATAG